From Spiroplasma eriocheiris, the proteins below share one genomic window:
- a CDS encoding polyribonucleotide nucleotidyltransferase translates to MDKKVYETILNGRKLIVEYGQLAKQAAGSVLVRYGNTVVLVAVTVSDQASESDFFPLTVVFQEKLYSVGKIPGGFLKREGKPSEYATLSARVIDRALRPLFSEDFRNEVQVVINVLAVDNDNDVRIAALFAASLAISISPIPFNGPIAGTLVTIDNNDQIIINPTLDELNNGKMELIVAGTRDAINMVEAGCQEISEDLVLAAILKGHNVVKELISFQDQIVKAVGKEKMQVELFNIRQEIQNFVTANYQQALITAANIASKQERYHQIENINNAALMVYEEKQYKNEKEKKRVMLELSTCLHNVVRDEVRRQITIDKKRLDGRKADEIRRLASEIDLLPVVHGSALFTRGETQVMTIVTLGALGENQIIDGITDEEGKRFMHHYNFPPFSVGETRRMGPPSRREIGHGALGEKALAQIIPSEKVFPYTIRLVSEVLESNGSTSQASICASTLALMAAGVPISAPIAGIAMGLVMENNQYTILTDIQGMEDHLGDMDFKVAGSEKGICALQMDIKITGISAEILQEALLAAKKARKVVLANMLATIATPRNQLAPTAPKMKTFMIPIDKIREVIGTGGKVISALIEKSDDVKIDIEDDGQVTIYHKNYESIEKAYQFIKDIVWPAAVGEEYEGKVVKIEKFGAFVNLKEGVDGLIHISKLSDKHVGKTEDIVNLNDLVRVKVLEIDAKGKIKLGLVKIISK, encoded by the coding sequence ATGGATAAAAAAGTTTATGAAACAATTTTAAACGGTCGGAAATTAATCGTTGAATATGGACAATTAGCAAAACAAGCAGCAGGTAGTGTTTTAGTAAGATATGGTAATACAGTTGTCTTAGTAGCGGTTACTGTGAGCGACCAGGCTAGTGAAAGCGATTTTTTTCCGTTAACAGTTGTTTTTCAAGAGAAACTATATTCGGTAGGAAAAATTCCTGGCGGTTTTTTAAAACGGGAAGGAAAACCAAGTGAATATGCAACTTTATCAGCACGGGTAATAGATCGTGCGTTACGCCCATTATTTTCTGAAGATTTTCGGAACGAAGTCCAAGTTGTTATTAATGTTTTAGCCGTTGATAATGATAATGATGTGCGGATTGCAGCGCTATTTGCTGCTTCCTTAGCAATTTCAATTTCTCCAATTCCATTTAATGGTCCAATTGCAGGAACATTAGTAACAATTGATAATAATGACCAAATAATAATTAATCCTACTTTAGATGAATTAAACAACGGCAAAATGGAATTAATTGTTGCGGGAACGAGGGATGCCATTAATATGGTTGAAGCAGGTTGCCAAGAAATTAGCGAAGATTTAGTATTAGCAGCTATTTTAAAAGGTCACAATGTTGTAAAAGAATTAATATCATTTCAAGACCAAATTGTTAAAGCAGTTGGTAAAGAAAAAATGCAAGTTGAATTATTTAATATTCGTCAGGAAATTCAAAATTTTGTGACAGCTAATTATCAACAGGCTTTAATTACCGCTGCAAATATTGCAAGTAAACAAGAACGTTATCATCAAATTGAAAATATTAATAATGCCGCATTAATGGTATATGAAGAAAAACAATATAAAAATGAAAAAGAAAAAAAACGGGTAATGTTAGAATTAAGCACTTGCTTACATAATGTTGTTCGTGATGAAGTCCGCCGTCAAATTACAATAGATAAAAAACGCTTGGATGGTCGAAAAGCTGATGAAATTCGTCGCTTAGCAAGTGAAATTGATTTATTACCTGTTGTTCATGGGAGCGCTTTATTTACACGTGGTGAAACACAGGTCATGACAATTGTAACCTTGGGAGCATTAGGAGAAAACCAAATTATTGATGGAATTACCGATGAAGAGGGAAAACGCTTTATGCACCATTATAACTTTCCACCATTTTCAGTCGGTGAAACAAGAAGAATGGGGCCACCTTCGCGTCGAGAAATTGGGCATGGTGCCTTAGGAGAAAAAGCCTTGGCACAAATTATTCCTAGTGAAAAAGTCTTTCCTTATACAATTAGGTTAGTTTCCGAAGTTCTAGAGTCAAATGGAAGTACTTCGCAAGCATCAATATGTGCATCAACTTTAGCGTTGATGGCAGCTGGAGTGCCAATCAGTGCCCCAATTGCTGGAATTGCTATGGGCTTAGTAATGGAAAATAATCAGTATACTATTTTAACTGATATTCAAGGGATGGAAGATCACTTAGGTGACATGGATTTTAAAGTTGCTGGGAGTGAAAAGGGAATTTGTGCTTTACAAATGGATATTAAAATTACGGGGATTAGTGCAGAAATTTTGCAAGAAGCGTTATTAGCGGCGAAAAAAGCACGGAAAGTAGTGTTAGCTAATATGTTAGCAACAATTGCCACACCTCGTAACCAGTTAGCGCCAACGGCTCCGAAAATGAAAACCTTTATGATTCCGATTGATAAAATTAGAGAAGTTATTGGAACCGGGGGAAAAGTTATTAGTGCCTTAATTGAAAAATCTGATGATGTTAAAATTGATATTGAAGATGATGGGCAAGTTACAATTTATCATAAAAATTATGAATCAATTGAAAAAGCATATCAATTTATTAAAGATATTGTGTGACCCGCAGCGGTTGGTGAAGAATACGAAGGAAAAGTTGTTAAAATTGAAAAATTTGGTGCTTTTGTTAACTTGAAGGAAGGCGTTGATGGTTTAATCCATATTTCAAAACTTTCTGATAAACATGTGGGCAAAACAGAAGATATTGTTAATTTAAATGATTTAGTACGGGTAAAAGTGCTAGAAATTGATGCTAAAGGAAAAATTAAATTGGGTTTAGTGAAAATTATTAGCAAATAA
- the plsX gene encoding phosphate acyltransferase PlsX — protein MNKIAIDMMGTDLGIRPILGAVKIFLKKYHDINFIFVGNEEEIKHELKNYKLDPARYEIFHASEVIAMTEGPLEIRRKKDSSMVRSAELLKEQKVNAFVSGGSTAAYLAACHFIIGEIEGISRPAFMPFIPTVTKGKYVMMLDVGANLENDAQDLVNFAIMADVYARVILNLSNPKIGLLNIGEEASKGKEYHKEAYQMLKSNNKLNFYGNIESRHITSDLVDIIVTDGFTGNIALKAIEGMAKNLMTVLKKELTKNIIRKIKALMLKKAFKGVKETFDYRNNASALMLGLNQIAIKTHGSSDQKSWISTLEMTRTAINNDVANKIREAIKETN, from the coding sequence ATGAATAAAATTGCAATTGATATGATGGGGACTGATTTGGGGATCAGACCAATCCTTGGGGCGGTTAAAATTTTTCTTAAAAAATATCATGATATTAATTTTATCTTTGTAGGAAACGAAGAAGAAATTAAACATGAATTAAAAAATTACAAATTAGATCCAGCACGTTATGAAATTTTCCATGCTTCAGAAGTGATTGCGATGACTGAAGGACCCCTAGAAATTAGGCGGAAAAAAGATAGTTCAATGGTGCGGAGTGCAGAATTACTAAAGGAACAAAAAGTTAACGCTTTTGTTTCGGGTGGTTCAACTGCTGCTTATTTAGCAGCGTGTCATTTTATTATTGGAGAAATTGAAGGAATTTCTCGCCCTGCTTTTATGCCTTTTATTCCAACCGTTACGAAGGGCAAGTATGTTATGATGCTCGATGTGGGCGCTAATTTAGAAAATGATGCCCAAGATTTAGTAAACTTTGCAATTATGGCCGATGTTTATGCCCGGGTAATTTTAAATTTGTCGAATCCTAAAATTGGTTTATTAAATATTGGGGAAGAAGCAAGCAAGGGTAAAGAATACCATAAGGAAGCTTACCAAATGTTAAAATCTAATAATAAATTAAATTTTTATGGAAATATTGAATCTCGTCACATTACGAGTGATCTTGTTGATATTATAGTAACTGATGGTTTTACCGGCAATATTGCTTTAAAAGCAATTGAAGGAATGGCCAAAAATTTAATGACAGTTTTAAAAAAAGAATTAACAAAAAATATTATTCGGAAAATTAAAGCACTCATGTTAAAAAAAGCATTTAAAGGCGTTAAAGAAACCTTTGATTATCGAAATAATGCTTCAGCTTTAATGCTAGGTCTTAACCAAATTGCAATTAAAACCCATGGTAGTAGTGATCAAAAATCATGGATTAGTACCTTAGAAATGACTAGAACTGCTATTAATAATGATGTTGCCAATAAAATTAGAGAAGCAATTAAGGAAACAAACTAG
- the rnc gene encoding ribonuclease III produces MSFENKTPENLVRELKDFFQKYNIEIKNGKYYLEALTHNSYANENNLSYTYQRLEFLGDAILAKEISLYLFRKYPNKNEGEITNLRSKVVRESTLAELVRKMNLAQFILLGKGEIKTKGYEKDRILADIYESMIAALYLDTGEETTRHFISDTLIDFAGSPAFLDKIRDYKTELQEFLQASDSRELEYKLIDEIMPPEGNKILYRIVAEIDGVRYGEGQGYTHKEAEQIAARNALNKLAKNTIE; encoded by the coding sequence ATGTCATTTGAAAATAAAACACCAGAAAATTTGGTGCGTGAATTAAAAGATTTTTTTCAGAAATATAACATTGAAATTAAAAATGGAAAATACTATTTAGAAGCCTTAACTCATAATTCTTATGCAAACGAAAACAATTTATCATACACATATCAACGGTTAGAATTTTTAGGGGATGCTATTCTTGCTAAAGAAATCTCGTTATATTTATTTCGGAAATATCCTAATAAAAATGAAGGCGAAATTACTAATTTAAGAAGTAAAGTTGTGCGAGAATCAACATTAGCTGAATTAGTACGAAAAATGAATTTAGCACAATTTATTTTGTTAGGAAAGGGAGAAATTAAAACAAAAGGGTATGAAAAAGACCGGATTTTAGCTGATATTTACGAATCAATGATTGCTGCCTTGTATTTAGATACCGGTGAAGAAACAACTCGTCATTTTATTTCCGATACTTTAATTGACTTTGCGGGTTCACCAGCCTTTTTGGATAAAATTCGTGATTACAAAACCGAATTACAAGAATTCTTACAAGCCAGTGATTCACGGGAATTAGAATATAAATTAATTGATGAAATTATGCCGCCGGAAGGAAACAAAATTCTTTACCGGATTGTAGCTGAAATTGATGGGGTGCGCTATGGTGAAGGGCAAGGTTATACTCATAAAGAAGCTGAACAAATTGCTGCACGCAATGCACTAAATAAATTAGCAAAAAATACAATTGAGTAA